TGCGTCGGCGGCTTCGCAGGCCAGCCGCAGCAGCGCGATCTCACCGGCATCCTTGATCTCGCGCAGCGCCTCGACGGTCCCGGAGGCCCGCACCAGCTCGGCCGTCGGCTGCTCGTCGACTTCGCGCGCCAGGGCGTCGAACCCGTCGACGGTGACGACGTGGCTCTCGAACCCGATCCGGCGGGCTCCGTCGGCCACCGCGCGGCCCACGAGGTGACGTCCGCAGGCCCGCTCGATGACGGTTTCCAGGTCCGGCGCCTGCTGTGCGGCCTGCGTCCGGTACCGCGAATCGGTGGCCAACACGTCGGGCGTGTCGCCCGCGAACACCAGAAGCGCCGCGTTCGACCCGCTGAAACCGGAGAGATAACGCACGTTGACCAGGTCACTGATCACGATTGCGTCCAGTCCGTCGGCGGCCAGTGCGGCTGCCAGCCGGTCCCGACGTTGGGAATGTGTCACGGTCGCTGACGGTACTCGCTACCCTGACTAACCATGACTACGTGGTTGTTGCGCGGACTGGCGTTCGCCGCCGGCATGGTGATCGTCCGGATCGTGCAGGGCACGCTGATCAACATCTACGAAACCAAGGCGGCACTGATCAGCGTCGTGCTGGTCGTGGTGTTCGGTATCGCGGCATTCCTGTGGGGTCTGATCGACGGCCGCGGCGACGCCAACGACAACCCTGATCCGGACCGCCGCCGCGATCTGGCGATGACCTGGCTGCTGGCCGGACTGGTCGCCGGCATCGTGAGCGGTCTGATCACCTGGATCGTCTCGCTGTTCTACAAGAACGTGTACGCCGAGGGCCTGATCAGCGAGGTGACCACCTACGCGGCGTTCACCGCGCTGATGGTGTTCGTGCCTGCCGTCGCCGCCGCGGCGATCGGGCGCTTCCTGGTCGACCGCAAGCGCCCCGACGAACCCCGCCGCCGTTACGGCGAGGCGCACGACGTGTTCGACGCCGTCGAGACCGAGGACCGTACCGGGCCGATCGCCGGACTCAGCCACGAGTCCGCGGCCACCGAGGCGCACACCTCGCCGGTGGCCACCGCCGAGCGCGACGAGCCGACCGAGCAGATCGACATGACGGGCAAGTCCGACAAGTCCTAGTCAGATCGCGTCCAGCGGCGCCCAGCCGCTGACGTCGAAACCGTCGTCGCTCGCGACGAGCACCGGTCCCCCATGTCCGGGGTAATGCGCGGGAAAGACCGTCGCCTTGGCCTGCGCGGCCTCGGCGAACACTCGACGCCGCGTGCCGCGGGCGGCGGCCGGGTCGACGTCGAAAGCGCACGCGTCGTCGGGCCTGCGGATCTGGATCGGGCAGTGCGTGAGGTCGCCGACGAACACGGCAGGGCTGCCTGCGTCGAGCCACAGCACCGAGGATCCGGGCGTGTGTCCGGCGGCCGGGCGCAGTCGCAGCGAGTCGCTGAGCTTCAGGTCGCCCGACCACAGCTGGATCTGGTCGGTCACCGGAAGCACGCTGTCGGCCAATACCGTTCGCATGCCCTCGTTTTCGCCGTCACCTCCGGGACCGAAGAAGCGGTAGTCGGCTTCGGGCATCACGTAGCGGGCGTTGGGGAACGTCGGCACCCAGCGTCCGTCGACCAGTTGGGTGTTCCAGCCGACATGATCGGTGTGCAGGTGGGTGTTGACCACGATGTCGACATCGGCCGGGTCGAAGCCGGCCGCGGTGAACGCGGCGAGGAAGTCGGTCGAGAGATGGTCCAGGGGCGGCATGTGCGGCCGGTCGCGATCGTTGCCCACCCCGGTGTCGACCACGACCACCAGACCGTCGACTTCCACCACCCAGGACTGCATCGCGATGCGCCACTGCTCGGCGCCGCGATCCCAGAAGTGTGGCTCCAGCAGGTCTGCGTTGTCGGCCCAGGCCTGCGCGGGGGTGTCGGCGAACAGCGATGTCCGCATCTGGACCTGAGTTTCGACGACGCGTGTGACGCCGGCCCTGCCCAGCGCCAGCCGGTTGGTCACGGTTGGTCGGGCGCGGTGTCCAGGGTGGCCAGGTAGCGCAGCGCCAGCAGGTAGCCCTGCACGCCCAGCCCGACGATCACACCGGTCGCAACCCCGCTCAGATACGAGTGATGCCGAAACTCTTCTCGCGCATGCACATTGGAGATGTGCACCTCGATCAGCGGAGCAGTCAGCTCGGCACACGCATCGCGCAGCGCGATCGAGGTATGGGTCAGGGCGCCGGCATTGAGGATCACCGGGTCGCCGGCGTCGGCGGCCGCGTGCAACCAGTCCAGCAGCTGGCCTTCGCTGTTGCTCTGGCGCACCACGGCGGTGAGTCCCAGTTCGGTCGCCTGCGTCTCGATCAGGGTGACGAGGTCGTCATAGGTTGTGCTGCCGTAGATCTCGGGTTCACGACGGCCGAGCCGGTCGAGATTCGGTCCGTTGAGCACCAGCACTGTGGTCACTTCGCCACCTCCGCATAGGCCGCTGCCAGCAGCGCCGGGTCCGGACCTTCCAGCCGCCCCGGCTTGGCCAGCCCGTCGAGCACCACGAACCGCAGCACCCCCGAGCGGGTCTTCTTGTCGCCGGCCATGCTCTCGACGAGTTCGGGCAGGGCGTCGGCGTCGTAGCTCACCGGCAGGCCCAGCGCCGTCAGCACCGCGCGGTGGCGCGCCGCGGTCTCGTCGTCGAGCCGGCCGGCCAACCGGCCCAGCTCCGCGGCGAACACCAGGCCCACCGAGACCGCCGCGCCGTGGCGCCACTTGTAGCGCTCGCGGCGTTCGATGGCGTGGCCCAACGTGTGCCCGTAATTGAGGATTTCGCGCAGCGCCGACTCTTTTTCGTCGGCGGCCACCACCTCGGCTTTGACCGCGATCGCCCGCCGGATGAGTTCCGGCAGAACCGAGCCGGCCGGGTCGACGGCGGCCTGCGGGTCGGCCTCGATGAGGTCGAGGATCTTCGGGTCGGCGATGAAGCCCGCCTTGACGATCTCGGCCATCCCGGCGACGAGTTCGTTGCGCGGCAACGTCTCCAGCATCGCCAGATCGACCAGCACGCCCGCCGGCTGATGGAAGGCGCCGACCAGATTCTTGCCGGCCTCGGTGTTGATCCCGGTCTTCCCACCGACCGCGGCGTCGACCATGGCCAGCAGCGTGGTCGGGATGTGCACGACGTCCACACCGCGCAACCAGGTGGCCGCGGCAAAGCCGGCCACATCCGTGGCCGCACCGCCACCGAGGCTCACCAGCGCATCCTTGCGGCCGATTCCGATGCGGCCCAGCACTTCCCAGATGAAACCGACAACCGGCAGGTCTTTGCCGGCCTCGGCGTCGGGAATCTCGATGCGATGTGCGTCGACCCCCAGCTCCGCCAGGTGCGCCCGGATCGCCTCGGCGGTCTGGGTCAGCACGGGCTGGTGCAGGATCGCCACCTTGTGCCGGCCGCCGAGCAGCTCACCGAGCTCGCCGAGCAGGCCGGTGCCCACGATCACCGGGTAGGGCGGATCGACGGCGACCTCGATGGTCACCGGCGACAGGGACTCAGTCATTTGCGAACTCCGGCGCGGCGAGCGGCCAGCGCCGCCGGGGTGGCGGGCGTGACCGGGGTGGACTCCACCGGGTCATCCGGTGGCGTTGGGGTGGAACCTTTTTCGGACGTCGATGATGAACGCCGCCATGGCGGCCTGCGCCTGCGGGGCGGCTGCGGATTCTCCAGACGCGAAATGATATGGCGCACAACGGCACCGGGATTGCGGCGATTGGTGTTGATTCGGATCGTGGCGACCCGACGGTAGATCGGCACCCGCTCGTTCATCAGCGTGCGGTACTTCTCGGCGTGGTCGGGCCCGGCCAGAAGCGGACGTACCGTGCTGCCGCTGGTCCGTCGCACACCTTCGGCGGCACTGATCTCCAGGAACACCACCGTGTGCCCGGCCAGCGCTTCACGCACCCCTGGGGTGGTGACCGCGCCACCGCCGAGCGACAACACGCCGTCGTGGGTGGCCAGGGCGTCGCGGATGACTTCTTCTTCGATGCGGCGGAATTCCTTCTCACCGTCGTTCGCGAAGATGTCGGCCACGGTGCGACCGGTCTTCTCCTCGATGGCGGCGTCGGTGTCCAACATCGCCACCCCCATCGCCTTGGCCAAGCGCCGCCCGATGGTCGACTTCCCGGAGCCGGGCAATCCGATCAGCACGGCCTTCGGCGTCATCGTGCTATCCCGACGCCCGCACTGGCGACTCGCGCGTCTCCGCGGGCATGCGCTCAGCCACAGCCTGCAGGTAGCCCTCGACGTTGCGTCGCGTCTCCTGCAGCGAGTCACCACCGAACTTCTCCAGCACCGCGCGCGCCAGCACCAGGGCGACCATGGTCTCGACGACGACGGCGGCGGCGGGCACCGCGCACACGTCGGAACGCTGGTGGATCGCGACGGCCTCATCACCGGTGGCCATGTCGACGGTGGCCAGCGCCCGCGGCACCGTGGAGATCGGCTTCATCGCCGCGCGCACCCGCAGCGGCAGACCATTGGTCATGCCGCCTTCCAGGCCACCGGCCCGGTTCGTGGAGCGCACCACACCGTCGGGGCCGGGGTACATCTCGTCGTGGGCCTGGCTGCCGCGGCGGCGCGCGGTCTCGAAGCCGTCGCCGATCTCGACACCCTTGATGGCCTGGATTCCCATCACCGCGCCCGCGAGCTGACTGTCCAGCCGATTCTCACCGCTGGTGAACGAGCCGAGCCCGATCGGCAGGCCGTGGACGACGACCTCGACGATGCCGCCCAGGGTGTCGCCGTCGCGTTTGGCCGCCTCGATCTGGGCGATCATGTCGGCTTCGGCGTCCTTGTCGAAGGCCCGGACCGGGCTCTCGTCGATGCGGTCGGAGTCGCCGGCGGCCGGCGGCGGTCCGTCATAGGGCGCCGACGCCCCGATCGAGATGACGTGGGAGAGCACCTCGACGCCGAGGGCCTGACGCAGGAAGGACCGGGCCAGGGTGCCCGCCGCGACGCGGGCGGCGGTTTCGCGGGCACTGGCCCGCTCCAGGACCGGGCGGGCGTCGTCGAAGCCGTACTTGAGCATGCCGGCGAAGTCGGCGTGACCGGGCCGGGGGCGGGTCAGCGGCGCGTTGCGCGCGACATCGAGATCCTCGGCGGCGACCGGGTCGGACGCCATCACGGTTTCCCACTTCGGCCACTCGGTGTTGCCGATCTCGATGGCGATCGGGCCGCCCAGCGTCTCGCCGTGGCGCACTCCGGCCAGCACGGTGACCTGGTCCTGTTCGAATTTCATCCGGGCGCCGCGGCCGTAGCCCAGGCGCCGGCGGGCCAGCTGATCGGCGATGTCGGTCGAGGTCACGCCGACACCGGCGACCATGCCTTCGACCACGGCTACCAGCGCGCGGCCGTGGGATTCACCGGCGGTCGTCCATCGCAACACGCGTCCCATCTTCCCACGTCGGTCACGGCAGACCCAATCTGCTTTCCCACCGCCAGGGGTTCGCCGCGCAACCAGCGGGTAACCCGCCCTGTGGGAGGAGATCATGCGCAACGCGGTCATCGTCGCCGCAGCCGGCTGCGTGATGTTCCTGGTGGCGCTGATCAGCGGCAGCGTCTGGGCCGCGGCCGGGGTTATCGCGTTGGCGCTGGCCGGACTGGGACTGGTCGCCGCGGACCTGCGTCGGGAGCGCAACGGCGAGGAGTCAACCGGCGTCGCGCCCGTGCTGGTGCCGGAAAATTTCGCTCCCGACATCACCGACGGTGTCACCGGCGACGTAACGGAGCCCGACCCGGAAGGGGATGAATACGGTGAATACGACTTCCCGTTCGGCGAGCCCCTCCCGGCCCCGGCGGATAACGACACCCGAATCGCCTAGTCCTGAAAGGACTCGATGACCACCGCACAACCGCAGACCGATCCGCGTTCGCTCGACCATGCCCGACGCACCGTCGATGCGGTGTCGGCCGCCTTTTCCGCGACCGTGGTCGGGCAGGACAACCTGCGGGAATCGCTGCTCATCGGGCTGGCCGCCGGCGGCCATGTCCTGATCGAGAGCGTGCCAGGGCTGGCCAAGACCACGGCCGCCCGCGTGGTCGCCGAATCCATCCACGGCGGCTTCCACCGCATTCAGTGCACCCCGGACCTGCTGCCCAGCGACATCATCGGAACCCAGGTGTACGAGGCTGCGACCAACCGGTTCGTCACGCAGCTGGGGCCGGTGCACACCAACATCGTGCTGCTCGACGAGATCAACCGTTCCAGCGCCAAGACCCAGAGCGCGATGCTCGAGGCGATGGAGGAACGCCAGACCACCATCGCGGGCACCGTCTACCCCATCGACGAGCCGTTCCTGGTGGTCGCCACCCAGAACCCCGTCGACCAGGAGGGCACCTATCCGCTGTCGGAGGCCCAGACCGATCGGTTCATGCTCAAGGACGTCGTGGCCTACCCGTCGGTGGCCGAAGAGGTCGAGATGATCCACCGGTTGGACGCCGGTCTGTTCGACAAGGACCGTCGCCGCGGCGCGGTGGTCGGCCTCGACGACATCCGCGCCCTGCAGCGGGTGGTGCGCGGCGTGCAGATGGATCCGGCGCTGATGCGCTACGCCAGCGAACTGGTCGCTGTCAGCCGCAACCCGCAAGTGTACCTGGAGCCCAAGCTGGCCCGGCTGGTCGAGTACGGCGCCAGTCCACGCGCCACGATCGCGTTCTGCCGGGCCGCCCGCGCGCTCGCGGTGCTCTCCGGGCGCAACCACGTCATCCCCGACGACATCGCCACACTCGCCCACCGCATCCTGCGGCACCGGCTGATCCTCGGCTTCGAGGCGGCCGCCACCGGCGTCACCTCCGAGACGGTGATCGACGCCATCCTGCACGCGGTTCGAGTGCCCTGAGGCATGGGTCAGCATCTCAACCGGGCCAAGCGGTTCTTCGGCACTGACACCCGCGGTCTCCTGGAAGGCGGCCGCTACGCGCTGCTGCACACCCGCAGCATGGAGTTCGACGACCTGCGCCCGTACGTGCCGGGCGACGACGTCCGCGACATCGATTGGAAGGCCACCGCGCGATCGGGCACGGTGCTGATCAAGCGTTTTGTGTCCGAGAAGCATCACAAGATCCTGCTGGTTGCCGACGCGGGCCGGAACATGACCGCACTGGCTGCCGGCGGTGAAACCAAACGCGATGTGGCCGAGGCCATTCTGGGCGCGTTCGGGTTGATCACGCTGGGCCGCTCGGATGAGATCGGGATGGTGTTCGGGGACGCCCGAGGGTGTGTGAGCATCCGGGCCGGCCGCGGTGAGACACATATCGAGGGCATGCTCGACCACTTTTACCGGCACACCACCACCAGCCCGGGGCCGAGCAGCATCGAAGACCAATTGCGCTATGTGGCAACGCATTACCGCCGACGGATGTTGGTGGTCGTGGTGTCCGACGAGCCTGATGTGACCGCCGGCCTCGACGAGATCACCGCCCGGTTGGCGGCCCGCCACGACGTGTTGTGGGCTTTTGTGTCCGACATGCCCGCGGTCAGCGGTGACAGCGACGGCTATGACGTCACCACCGGTGCGGTGGTGCCCAGCCGGACCCGGTTGGGCCGGCGGGTCGAGGTCGCCTACCGACGCGCCGAGCAGCGCAGGCGGGCGCGGCTCGAAGCGTTCCTGACCACCCACGCGATCCCGTTCACCGCGATCGGGCGCAGCGACGAGATCCGGTCGCGACTCACCGCCATGGCGGAGGTGTTCGCCCG
This is a stretch of genomic DNA from Mycobacterium sp. ELW1. It encodes these proteins:
- a CDS encoding AAA family ATPase; this translates as MTTAQPQTDPRSLDHARRTVDAVSAAFSATVVGQDNLRESLLIGLAAGGHVLIESVPGLAKTTAARVVAESIHGGFHRIQCTPDLLPSDIIGTQVYEAATNRFVTQLGPVHTNIVLLDEINRSSAKTQSAMLEAMEERQTTIAGTVYPIDEPFLVVATQNPVDQEGTYPLSEAQTDRFMLKDVVAYPSVAEEVEMIHRLDAGLFDKDRRRGAVVGLDDIRALQRVVRGVQMDPALMRYASELVAVSRNPQVYLEPKLARLVEYGASPRATIAFCRAARALAVLSGRNHVIPDDIATLAHRILRHRLILGFEAAATGVTSETVIDAILHAVRVP
- the aroQ gene encoding type II 3-dehydroquinate dehydratase, which translates into the protein MTTVLVLNGPNLDRLGRREPEIYGSTTYDDLVTLIETQATELGLTAVVRQSNSEGQLLDWLHAAADAGDPVILNAGALTHTSIALRDACAELTAPLIEVHISNVHAREEFRHHSYLSGVATGVIVGLGVQGYLLALRYLATLDTAPDQP
- the aroC gene encoding chorismate synthase is translated as MLRWTTAGESHGRALVAVVEGMVAGVGVTSTDIADQLARRRLGYGRGARMKFEQDQVTVLAGVRHGETLGGPIAIEIGNTEWPKWETVMASDPVAAEDLDVARNAPLTRPRPGHADFAGMLKYGFDDARPVLERASARETAARVAAGTLARSFLRQALGVEVLSHVISIGASAPYDGPPPAAGDSDRIDESPVRAFDKDAEADMIAQIEAAKRDGDTLGGIVEVVVHGLPIGLGSFTSGENRLDSQLAGAVMGIQAIKGVEIGDGFETARRRGSQAHDEMYPGPDGVVRSTNRAGGLEGGMTNGLPLRVRAAMKPISTVPRALATVDMATGDEAVAIHQRSDVCAVPAAAVVVETMVALVLARAVLEKFGGDSLQETRRNVEGYLQAVAERMPAETRESPVRASG
- a CDS encoding DUF58 domain-containing protein; this translates as MGQHLNRAKRFFGTDTRGLLEGGRYALLHTRSMEFDDLRPYVPGDDVRDIDWKATARSGTVLIKRFVSEKHHKILLVADAGRNMTALAAGGETKRDVAEAILGAFGLITLGRSDEIGMVFGDARGCVSIRAGRGETHIEGMLDHFYRHTTTSPGPSSIEDQLRYVATHYRRRMLVVVVSDEPDVTAGLDEITARLAARHDVLWAFVSDMPAVSGDSDGYDVTTGAVVPSRTRLGRRVEVAYRRAEQRRRARLEAFLTTHAIPFTAIGRSDEIRSRLTAMAEVFARAG
- the aroB gene encoding 3-dehydroquinate synthase, with the translated sequence MTESLSPVTIEVAVDPPYPVIVGTGLLGELGELLGGRHKVAILHQPVLTQTAEAIRAHLAELGVDAHRIEIPDAEAGKDLPVVGFIWEVLGRIGIGRKDALVSLGGGAATDVAGFAAATWLRGVDVVHIPTTLLAMVDAAVGGKTGINTEAGKNLVGAFHQPAGVLVDLAMLETLPRNELVAGMAEIVKAGFIADPKILDLIEADPQAAVDPAGSVLPELIRRAIAVKAEVVAADEKESALREILNYGHTLGHAIERRERYKWRHGAAVSVGLVFAAELGRLAGRLDDETAARHRAVLTALGLPVSYDADALPELVESMAGDKKTRSGVLRFVVLDGLAKPGRLEGPDPALLAAAYAEVAK
- a CDS encoding shikimate kinase, with amino-acid sequence MTPKAVLIGLPGSGKSTIGRRLAKAMGVAMLDTDAAIEEKTGRTVADIFANDGEKEFRRIEEEVIRDALATHDGVLSLGGGAVTTPGVREALAGHTVVFLEISAAEGVRRTSGSTVRPLLAGPDHAEKYRTLMNERVPIYRRVATIRINTNRRNPGAVVRHIISRLENPQPPRRRRPPWRRSSSTSEKGSTPTPPDDPVESTPVTPATPAALAARRAGVRK
- a CDS encoding B-4DMT family transporter — its product is MTTWLLRGLAFAAGMVIVRIVQGTLINIYETKAALISVVLVVVFGIAAFLWGLIDGRGDANDNPDPDRRRDLAMTWLLAGLVAGIVSGLITWIVSLFYKNVYAEGLISEVTTYAAFTALMVFVPAVAAAAIGRFLVDRKRPDEPRRRYGEAHDVFDAVETEDRTGPIAGLSHESAATEAHTSPVATAERDEPTEQIDMTGKSDKS
- a CDS encoding MBL fold metallo-hydrolase; amino-acid sequence: MTNRLALGRAGVTRVVETQVQMRTSLFADTPAQAWADNADLLEPHFWDRGAEQWRIAMQSWVVEVDGLVVVVDTGVGNDRDRPHMPPLDHLSTDFLAAFTAAGFDPADVDIVVNTHLHTDHVGWNTQLVDGRWVPTFPNARYVMPEADYRFFGPGGDGENEGMRTVLADSVLPVTDQIQLWSGDLKLSDSLRLRPAAGHTPGSSVLWLDAGSPAVFVGDLTHCPIQIRRPDDACAFDVDPAAARGTRRRVFAEAAQAKATVFPAHYPGHGGPVLVASDDGFDVSGWAPLDAI